The Raphanus sativus cultivar WK10039 chromosome 6, ASM80110v3, whole genome shotgun sequence sequence TTGCTGCGATGGATTCCTTAATGGGAAGATAAGTTaggttgttttagtttttagtaCATGGTGTATGAATTATTGGTCTTTCTTATAATTGATTAGATGATGATGTAAGAGTCtcctttttgtaatttatagtttaattgTAAGGTCGTTTATGTTCCAACTTTATGGGTTTTTTTATTAGGACTTTCCTGATTTTCAATTTGGCAGACTAATTGAAAGTGTATAATCACTTTGTTTATAAATGATGTTGAACTCAATAAAATGGTCAGGTGAAGGTATATAATATCTAAATGTTCGTAAATGCATGTAAAGAGGTCAAACGTCTAGGCGTCGTAAATCTCAATTTTGGATTGTAGTTGGGTTATGCTTCATTGTGTTGCGGGGTCGAGGACGTAGGTGTTGCTTTATATAACTTTGTCCTGGTCTTTGATTTGCTAAGATTAGTATTTTAATAGGGTTGAGGTAGAGTGATCAATTGTGGTTATTGAATATGTTTCAAGTATgtatgtttttgttgttgtagcaGCGTACTATAGTGAGTGCCTTAATGGGGTGTATTTGATGTTGAGTTTTCAAATAATGATCAATATCCCAAATTTggttgttatttgtttttttttatcgtgGTAACTTTTATTCTTCAGTAACTTGTTTTTGATAACACACATTTTGGAAAAAGTTTTTAAGAAGTGGAATACAAATCTCATTCGGGAGTTGTAGTGATTTTCAGGTCTTAACAGGTTTAAAAtgtactaaaatattttcccaCGAAATACTAATTTTTGGGTCGTAAAGATTTTGGGCTTTTAAGCTCAATTCATAAGAGTctgtatatattttgtgtgtgtttgattGGTCTTCGTACCACTTACCAAAGTTTTGATTTGAATACAATACTAACTACTCTTTACGGTTTCGCAAATGCTTCCTGCCTCGCAACTGACCCCATATTATTTGTTCCCAAAAAACGTCTGGATTTGATTTGCCTTTGTTGGCCACTGTGAGTGATAGTTTATACCATTTGAGAATTGTAAACATGTTATCTCTTGAAGTCTGTTATTCACCAACTTAAGCTCAAATCAGCAGAGGAACAAAAGCCATAGTATATTAAAGACCATATCAATTACATGGATGACAATGTCAAGATATAGAAAATCATGAAATTGATTTAGATTAAACATATGGTTAAAACTAATGTTTTATTCTTAACCCTCAACCAAAAGAACGACTAAACACAAATAACATAGGGTTTGGAAATACGAAATGGACGACACAGTTATCCACtcaaattttaaacattaaaaatgCTGGTGGGTCTTCATAATGTGTAGCAgacccatcatcatcatcatcaattgTTCAAGTACAATCCTCCACAGAGCTTACGTCTGCCACAGTTGGACCTTCTAGCGGTGGTGCAGTCAGTGTCCAGAATCGCATCGGTTGTTGTTCAATGGAACACCATTCTGGACGACATTAGAGAGCTTCTCGTAACACTCTGAGCGCCGGACATGTCATCCCCCGGATAGTCATTACCTCCCTGCTACCATAGCTACATTGATGTTATTGATGCATATAATTAAAATTGACCATGCGAACAGAGTCTTGATGGAAACTATGGAAGAAAAACTCACCAGACTGCTCCATGTAATGCCATGAGATGTCTCATGGTAATACTTCCTGTTACTGTCGCTAAGCGCATCCGGCAGTACATCTTTCTCTCCAAGTGTCTCCTTGTACCCTGCAAATGCAATGAGTTTCCCCACTCAGATCAATCTAAGGTAACAGATTCCAAGTTCAAAACGGAGAGAAAATAGCCAATGGCTTACCATTCTCAGTGACCATGATCTCTCGGTACTTATTGTACTCTTTGATGTATTTCAAAACTTTTCTTAATCCATCAGCACACACTGGATATTTGGCAGTAGCCGGCTGAAACATAATCAGATACATGAGAATTAGTCTCCAGAAAAAGCTCTAAAGCGAGTAAAACAAAGAGAAATAATCTCTCCAGCTCACAGGCTCATACTGAGAGAACGTTGCAACAATATTACCTTATCGTCTATCGGTTCAGTTGATATTTCAGATGGATCTCTTCTTGATCTTTGtttcatttcttctttgttttttcttcattgTTCTCCATTGACTGGCACCGAAAATAGCACACTGTTAGTCACAACTTATGCAGTTTGAACATAACGAAAGAACACAATACAAGCACATTGATTAGAAAGGGAGTTACATGGAGCTAGTGGACTCGAAGCTAGAGGTTCGAGTGACAGTGTCCTTCCTTTTCTTACCCTGCAAAGCGAGAAGAAGATCATTTTAAATGACATGATAAGTAGACCCTAACTCAATACATTTACAAAGATAATAACAATTCAGCAACAAATCAAGAGAGAAGCGTGCAATCACGTAACAATTCATCGATCAAGAAAAAATTCTAATTTGGTAATAATTGAAACCAACATTCAATCTCAGATTCCAGTGATTCAGAGAAAAAACAAACCTGGATGAGATTTGCATCGCCCAGAAAATCTGGAACGTTTTCCATGGTGGAGTGATGGAGAGAAACGACAATAAGCGGATAAGGAGACTTCTTCCTCTCAAGGATAGAAGTACTGATATCCTTCTTCGACTTCCTGTAACAAAACCCCATGAGTCAAAACCAGCTTATTAGAGGAGAGATCAACTATAAGCCCTAATCTTGATAAGAAACTTCGAAACTTTGTTACCAGTTGAAAGATTTAGGTTGGTTTGACATGGTGATTGCCGAAAttaaccagagagagagagagagagagagagagacagaaaaGATTAACGGACAGTGGTTCTGAGGAAAAGGGGAGGTAAAGAGATGGGAGGAGAAGTCATTGGTTCTGAGGAAACGGCGAAGATGAAGTagggaagaaaaaaacaactatAAAGCCCTAATAGTTTAATaatgaacaaaacttagcttcaccccctaaggtgaatctctacattcacccaccaataggaattagttaattgagatttgatatctcttaaaaaaggaaaccaattaataaaaatttaatgaaataaaattatgtttttagataaataaaaatagtaccaattatcaaaaaaatataactttttaatattaataaatccgtcagaaaatactaaaccctaaatcctaaatactaaaccctaaaccttaaattctaaatactaaacccttgagaaaagcctgaacccttgggcaaattctatatcctaaatccttaaatttaaaccaaaccttaaattataaactaaatcctaatttctaaaccctaaatcataacctctgataataaaccctaaatcctaaattccaaaatggtttatggtttaggattaagggtttatgatttaatattttcaaagagtttagggtttaggggttcgtgtttagaatttagggtttaatattatgatttatgattacgggtttagggtttagggtttaagattaacgatttagggtataggatttttccaagggttcaggctttccccaagggtttagggtttagtatttagaatttaaggtttagggtttagtatttagggtttaatattttctgacggaattatcaatattaaaaagttatattttttataattgctactattttttatttatccaaaaacataattttagttcattaaatttttattacttggtttccttttttaaaagatatcaaatctcaagtaactaatttctattggtgggtgaatgtagaggttcaccttaaggggtgaagctaagttttgttctttaGTAATCTAACCGAACATAGAAAACCCAAATCAGACTAAACCAAACGCGAAATCTTTTGGACCAAATGCGGAAATTACGCGGGACCCGCAGGCATTAAAAAACATCCGACGTGGACACTCTCTAAAGAGAGAAAAGTccctcattatatatatgatttcgAACAGCCAATTAGCAAATGTTTGCGTTAGTAATGTTATGTTTTGGTGCTTTTGGTTCAAGTTCTATATTCATTTATGATTTGAGCATATACAATATAGCCGTATAGGTTTGTGGGTTTGGCAGGCTAAAGTTAGTTTGGCCTTTagattcaaaataataatattcaagCAGTAAATCATTTTGTGATCTTTAGGTTTCTTCTTATAATAGGAAGGAGAGCCCTAGGAACTAAATTTTGTCGAACTAATAATAAAAGATCAAATTAGGGATTAAGTTGCGTGTAGTTAGTTACATAATAGGCCaccttttgttttttatttacattCTGAGACACATTTTGCTAGTAGCATACTTTCTCTTGTCGTGTAGTATGTGATTTGACAACAATACCTATATTGAAAACTTTGGCAGAAACCGGTTTGGTCTAGAGCATATATACGACATCAGTTTTATGTCTTTTCCAAATGTATTTTGGTTTTcctcaatatattttatttgttattattttgtattatggtaactaaatttgatatataatattgaaTAATTGCATTTTTATCCACCAAACTCACCCTATTTGCATTTCACACATTGAATTCCCCAAATTTTTTTCCTCCCCATCACTACCATTTTTATCCAAACAAATGAATCATTCTTCTGGTATCTCTGCGCCCCCtgccccctatggtgaacctttaaattcaccactccccttaaatccaatcaaaatgtcatgtagataattaaataaaaatattaaattattaaaaaatagttaaaaagaaaaataaaatcaattttaatgatgcaaactaaaccctaaaccctaaatcataaattctaaactcaaatatataccctaaatccaaattttataccctaaacccaaaccatataccctaaactcaaattctaaaccttaaacccaaaccataaaccttaaatacAAACCCTATACTCTAAATCGATCAtatatcctataccctaaacccaaatcctataccctaaacccaaatcctataccctaaacccaaatcctataccctaaactcaaaatgtatatcttaaacctaaattctacaccttaaacccaaaccctaaacttaagAATTTAGCTTTAGgatttacgatttgggtttagggaataagatttgggtttatgatatatggtttgggtttagggtatatagtttgggtttagggtatatgatttgagtttagggtatatgatatagaatgggtttagggtatagcgtttggatttagggtttagaatttgagttttggatatatggtttgggtttagggtataagatttgggtttagggtataggttttggtttagaatttaaatttagggtttagtatttagttaatgttattaaaattaacgttatttcctttttaaattatttgtttataattttatattttttatttaattatctacatggcATTTTGATTGGTCTTGATCCGccctttggaagcgcggaatattttacgatgaaaaatttcactaataacttaacaaatattttggtaatttttaaaagtgtgtatttaaaatatttttgcatttaaatcagtgtttttaaattcaacccgattgtaaTTATaccggttagtctcgggtttatagttaaacttacattaaattattaatatttctttctttatactactatctatgtttccaaacaatatatttatttcttatactactatcaatgtttccaaacaatatattttatatactactatcaatgtttccaaacaatacaataattaatcttagttatgttatatctatcattttatttttaaaattttgtagaaacgtcataatttcataaaatgtaaaataatgaactataaagtataaatgtgtatttaatttaaaaacttacaaaataaatgttagatccaatataatatttctgttttaataagatatattcaAAAGGGTAAAAGTGACAAAGCACATGAAAAAAATGTGTCAAAAGCAAAATGTGTCCCATAGTGTTATTACAAAATCATAATGTGTCTTGGAGTGTAAATTTTTCTAACAGTTGTAGACTTTCTCTTTGTCGCATCAAGAGGGTCGGATAGTTAGGTGACGGAGCGTGTGTTCATGAAAGATGAAAGACACGCACTGCATGGATAACTATTGTGGTGTTTTGTATGGATAGGGAATTGTTAATAAACctcagcaaaaaaaaactattaaaatagtttatgatctctctctgttttgttttttagttttcggttgattcttgaattttttttttgttgcatttTATATGGTTAAGCTATTTGCACTACGAATAAGTGCTCGAAACTGAGTATGATACACAAGAATCATAAAAAAAGCATTCATATGTCTATCAGTTCTGCTATACCAAGGTGTTGACACAGTCTCGAAGACCAACCAGAAAGGCAGAAACTGTTAAATAgtgaaacaataataataagaaaaaaccCATTTAAATGGGCCGGTAGAAGCCCAAATACGTGGGCCTGGGTCCGCAACGATCTGTTAAGATGTAATTCTGgtgaaattagggtttcaaGTAAGTAGCATATAACTTGTTTCCCAATTTCTTCCTCATCCTTTCCGCTGCAGCCGTCATCATCTCTGAGGTTTGTCTCTTTTTCGTTAAGCTCCTCGAACACTTTAGATCCGAACATGTAGTCTTTATCATGTTCTACGCCTCAGTAGTATTATACGATGATTGTTATAAGACTGATCttgttttggtttatattgGCAGAGAACAACAAAGTTTTTATTTCGGAAGTTAAAAGCATTTAAAGACACAACATGTCAGGGTAAGCTTCTTTTTGCTGATTTGGATACGCTGCATTTTCTAATCTACGGAATCAGTTCAGTGTTAATTAGCTAACTTCTATCTGATCATTATCTCTTAAATCTTTTTTTACTAGGACTTGTTCTCgcggttgattttttttttgtatctcaatattttgaatcaaatgTGTTAATGTCATTGTTCTTGATTGCTGTCGATAGTTGGATCATCTTACTTGAATTAGAGATGgactatatttttattgttcaaaaaCTTCTTGTATGATTATCATTTTCAATGTTCGAATTAAACTTCTTGTCTTTATAGTTGGAACTGGCCATTTACATTATATGCTTTCTGTTTGTCTGAATacttactatttttttattatttcagtGATGAGGCTGCTGCTCCCGTTGTTGTTCCTCCCGTTGCTGAGCCAGCGGCAATCCCAGAGGACATGGACCTGTtgactgcattggagttgactCTAAGGAAAGCTCGTGCTCATGGCGGTGTTGTCCGTGGTCTCCATGAGAGCGCTAAGCTTATTGAGAAGCGTGTTGCTCAGCTCTGTGTCTTGGCTGAAGACTGCAACCAGCCTGACTACGTCAAGCTTGTTAAGGCTCTCTGCGCTGATCACAGCATCAACTTGCTTACTGTTCCAAGCGCCAAGACCCTCGGCGAGTGGGCTGGTGTAAGTACTTCAGTTTATCTTAATCTACTCACTCTCTCCATTTACATAGCTTAATTACAAAAGCTCCCTTGCTGAAACTTGATGTTGTTGCAGCTCTGCAAGATTGACTCTGAGGGTAATGCCAGGAAGGTTGTTGGTTGCTCATGCCTTGTAGTCAAGGTATTGTATTTACGTCTCAATCCATGTCTATGAGGAATCTTTACTTCTTTGAATTAACTTGGGTCATTTACTTAATGCGTTTCTGTATTTTCTTGGGCTACTGTTTCAGGACTACGGTGAGGATACAACTGCCCTCAATATCGTCAAGAAGCACATTGAATCTAACTAAGTTTAAGAAGCATTCTCCAATGTTTTTCCATCTCAATGCTGTTTTATCttggttttgatattttagCAGACACCTCTCTGAGATTTGTTTGGAACATGATCAAGTTTTGCTGTTATCTATATTCTACTCTTCCAAAGCCCAATTTAGTTGACGTTTTCCTTCCCCATTATTTGATTTCAGACGATAAATCCGCAAAAGTCGCTGGTTACTCTCTATGAAGTTGAAAACGAGAATTATTTGCTAGCCGTTGCGAATTAGTAAAATATCTAAGAAATATTTCTATTGATGGAGTGGTGGTCTCTTGATTATTTATTTCTTCGGTAAATATGTATAGATAAATATTTCTTCGGTAAATAATCTTAATCTATcagacgacaaaaaaaaatgtgctAAGATGATGAGTGGATATGGGGGGGGTTGATTGGCTATGCTTTATATCGGGGGGGGGGGGAGTGATTGGTTATgctttaaaaaactaaaattcagTTCAGAATCATGTGTTATACCAACCAATAAAGCTGTAGGAAGTTTTATTTCAGAGTAAATAATTAATGGTTTAGAAggcgggggggggggggagtgaTTGGTTATgctttaaaaaactaaaattcagTCCAGAATCATGTGTTAAAGCTGTAGGAAGTTTTATTTCAGAGTAAATAATTAATGGTTTAGAAGGCCACAACAATAAAAACTACAACAAATAAATTTACAGACACAATTTTACAGGTAAAAATATAAAGCTACATCTTTCCAATTACCCCCATTATTTGTTATTTCTAGGAAGGATTTCTAAGCAGAGCTGTCCTACAAATTTTATGGCTAgaagcatttttttttcaaaagggCTGTTTTAAAACAGAATCGAACCCAAGTTAGAGACAAAAATATTCGAAATAATGAAACTCTGCCACTAGACTAAAGGGGAAATTTGTAAAATGTGGccgaaatatttttataaattgaacGGCCGGAAGCCTGAGCTTCCTTTGCTTGCATCAAGGGCCTACACTATGGACAATCGTTAAAAATCTTGTCATGAAAAATTTATTGGGATAAAAATCATGACGAGGAAAAACAAGTACATTGGCATAGTCTTTTCCTGAATGTTTTCTTTATAGGCCACACAAACATCTCATTCTGATACCATATATGTGGTTTTTGGAATGTTATAGTGGGAATAACCTTTATAAATAAGTCAGCCGGATTGTCGTATGACCGGACATATTCGATGTCTACTTCTTGATTTTTCTCGAACTCTCGTATGTATGAGAAAAATCTTAGAGAGATGTGCTTCATTCTTGATATAACTTTCTTTGAGTTGAGCAACCCACGCCGAATTGTTTTCCAATATTTTTGTTGGCTTTTTCTTATTAACTATTTCATTTGCTTCTTGTATGCGGTGTTTATTGATGTAGCCACACATATTCTTTTCTCAAAACTCCATATGGTTGCGGTTTCACCAGTTGTAAAATCATATCTCGTTTGCGTTCGAATTTATAAATAACATGTACAGTagaacttctataaattaataatgtcgggactttaaaattttattaatttatagagatattaatttacaaaagtttccTTCTTTAGATTTTTCctatttttgtttacaaaatatgagaatatttgattttaccatatatacattatttaaattttagaaatttgactttcatattttttttattatcttatttggtgtacatttttatgtttcatagaattattatatgattttcgatataattttaataaatattatcaaaatatattgaaatattatgaaaagtagatgtattttcattgtaaatataaaaccaacaatttAACGTTTaatttatacttatatataaaacatatattgatagattattaatttatgattttaatgggactatatatttacatgggagttttaaaaaaattatatcttattattttat is a genomic window containing:
- the LOC130496355 gene encoding probable inactive beta-glucosidase 25 isoform X2: MKQRSRRDPSEISTEPIDDKPATAKYPVCADGLRKVLKYIKEYNKYREIMVTENGYKETLGEKDVLPDALSDSNRKYYHETSHGITWSSLLW
- the LOC130496355 gene encoding probable inactive beta-glucosidase 25 isoform X1, giving the protein MKQRSRRDPSEISTEPIDDKPATAKYPVCADGLRKVLKYIKEYNKYREIMVTENGYKETLGEKDVLPDALSDSNRKYYHETSHGITWSSLGGNDYPGDDMSGAQSVTRSSLMSSRMVFH
- the LOC108839089 gene encoding 40S ribosomal protein S12-2, producing the protein MSGDEAAAPVVVPPVAEPAAIPEDMDLLTALELTLRKARAHGGVVRGLHESAKLIEKRVAQLCVLAEDCNQPDYVKLVKALCADHSINLLTVPSAKTLGEWAGLCKIDSEGNARKVVGCSCLVVKDYGEDTTALNIVKKHIESN